One Deltaproteobacteria bacterium DNA window includes the following coding sequences:
- a CDS encoding twin-arginine translocase TatA/TatE family subunit, whose translation MMRLGPWEIAAVVAIALLIFGPSKLPKLGSSIAEFFKNFKKGVKEVDQETDEVKKKVGLS comes from the coding sequence ATTATGCGCCTTGGACCTTGGGAGATAGCCGCTGTCGTAGCGATTGCGTTGTTGATTTTTGGACCGAGCAAATTGCCGAAACTGGGATCGAGTATTGCTGAGTTTTTCAAAAATTTTAAAAAGGGAGTAAAAGAGGTCGATCAGGAGACCGACGAGGTTAAGAAGAAGGTAGGTCTTTCATAA
- a CDS encoding hemerythrin domain-containing protein: protein MNTKITVKGYFEADHDRLGSLFKTFQELKRKNFTEAKRAFVEFKFGLQRHIIWEEDILFPLFERKSGVNPKTGPTSVMRAEHRQIHEALDAIHAQVAKGSPETDSEEAMLLSVLSQHNLKEEKILYPAMDHLMSAGEIAEVYRQMEKVPPERYEHCC, encoded by the coding sequence ATGAACACAAAAATAACGGTGAAAGGATATTTCGAGGCGGATCATGACCGATTGGGCTCTCTGTTCAAAACTTTTCAGGAACTGAAGAGGAAAAATTTCACGGAAGCGAAACGGGCGTTCGTCGAATTCAAATTCGGCCTCCAACGTCACATTATTTGGGAAGAGGATATCCTATTCCCGCTCTTTGAAAGAAAAAGCGGGGTGAACCCCAAGACAGGCCCCACGTCAGTCATGCGTGCGGAGCACCGGCAGATCCACGAGGCGCTCGATGCAATCCATGCGCAGGTGGCCAAAGGGAGTCCTGAGACCGACTCCGAGGAGGCGATGCTTTTGTCCGTTCTGTCCCAGCATAACCTCAAGGAAGAGAAGATTCTCTATCCGGCGATGGACCACCTCATGAGTGCAGGGGAGATTGCGGAGGTCTACCGCCAGATGGAAAAGGTGCCCCCAGAACGGTATGAACATTGTTGCTAA
- a CDS encoding molecular chaperone TorD family protein gives MNSKAEMYQLLAASFHLPDPDLEELRSEQARLFSLTVAGGISPYETEYGDQEVFAKTQSLADIAGFYRAFGFEVAPEAHQRIDFIGAELEWMSWIVLKEEHARKNGRTEEAELCHEAAAKFLHDHLGRWAPFLGNLLKQEARHPFYRMLGETLQQFIDEECSRFEVTPEKVTAWKPIPVSATDFECGMEQGGC, from the coding sequence ATGAATTCCAAGGCAGAGATGTATCAATTGCTCGCCGCCTCCTTTCATCTTCCCGATCCGGATTTGGAAGAACTCCGTTCGGAACAGGCCCGGCTCTTCTCGCTCACGGTCGCCGGAGGAATTTCCCCTTATGAAACTGAGTACGGCGATCAGGAGGTTTTTGCCAAAACACAAAGTCTGGCGGATATCGCCGGTTTTTATAGGGCGTTCGGGTTTGAAGTAGCGCCGGAGGCGCACCAACGAATCGACTTCATCGGCGCCGAGCTTGAATGGATGAGTTGGATCGTTCTGAAGGAAGAGCATGCGCGGAAGAATGGTCGAACGGAAGAGGCAGAGCTTTGCCATGAGGCGGCGGCGAAATTTCTTCACGATCATCTTGGCCGTTGGGCCCCGTTTTTAGGGAACCTTCTGAAGCAGGAGGCGCGGCATCCCTTTTATCGGATGCTGGGTGAGACCTTGCAACAGTTTATTGACGAGGAATGTTCGCGATTTGAAGTGACACCGGAGAAGGTGACCGCATGGAAACCAATCCCGGTTTCTGCGACCGATTTTGAATGCGGCATGGAACAAGGAGGCTGTTGA